Part of the Henckelia pumila isolate YLH828 chromosome 2, ASM3356847v2, whole genome shotgun sequence genome is shown below.
GGAACCGAAACGATGCAACCCTTGAAGTACTGGGTTAAATAGAGGAGTCTTAAACGAGATATTGAATGGTAGTACACTCAAAACGATGAAAGACAACACAACGCCAAGTCCAAAGCGCGACACTATCTTGCTTCTTTGAGATAAAGCGAAGGGTGGGAGTTGATCTGAGAATGTGAGGTTCTTGAAGTTCATACATGGTATAGTATAAGAAAAACCGAACATTTTTACGAAAAATGCTGAAAGCTCGCAGAAACAAAAGGTAAAAAAAAGAGAATTAACATGCAATTTGAGTTCAGTTTATTTGAGCTTTGATGGATGGAGCTTTTATCTCTTCAGCAAGTATTATTCATTCGATAGAGAGTAGGGGGAGAGAGAAAGCGGAATGACGAAATTGTCCCTCAATTGCGGGCCCCTCTATTTAATTTTGGACCTGGCGAATTTATTATGCATTGATAGGCCCAAATATGACAAGATGGTTTTACCCGCCTAATAAGGGGAGGGCCTATGCCACACCATGGGTGTTCTTAACCCTGTGTGATCTTCGCCCTTCATTGGCCCGGCATCCACACAATTTGTGTGAGTTTCGGGCCAATGAAGGGCAGATGCTACACTGAGTGAAGGACATCCGGTATAGCATAGCTCGACCCCTAATAAGTGTTTGAACAGTTAAAATTCCGCCGACAAATACAATACCTGGCATGGTGTGATTGAATTCAATTTGATACAAAGATTCCAAACAAAAACTTTTGTACACTTTTCTTTTTTCAGTTTTTAACCTCCACCTAATACAACAACCACTGCACCAGACATACCTTATACTACAGACTCGTCACAAAAAGTGTTGCAGCAGTGCCTTTCTCAATACCATTCAAGTTCAACAATcacaattcaaaaaataaaaataaaaaatgctaTCTTGGGCCAGAGAGCTCGATTGCCTCAACCACTAGCGATGATTCCTCCACGAAATCCGAATATCTTTTCGAATGTTTCTCCGATGATCTATGCCTCGGAGTTTCCATGCTTTGTGATTGCTCCCATTTCTCTGCTAACCCATCGCCTTCCAACATCCTCAAAACCTCTGACATTTTCGGACGATGAGATGGATTGAAATGTGTACTTACAAGAGCCACTTGCACCATCTCTTCTAACTCCATTCTATCGTATTCATTCTTTAactctctgtccactagaaGATTCAGTTTGCCATCTTCATGAAGCTTCTTCACCTGAGCCATTACACCCAAAAACCATCCTCTTGGATTCTTATTTTAAGTTTAACAAAAACAACATGACATAATAATAACAATCAAAGAAAGGAGGGAGTTACCCAGTCCAGCATGACCGCCTTTTGGTTGGTCCCCCGCCCAAAGTCTACCGCTTTCTGCCCAGTAATCAACTCCAGGAGTAAAATGCCGAACCCAAATACATCTGTTTTTTCTGATGATTGGCCCGTTGATAAATATTCGGGAGCAATGTGACCTACAGTGCCACGAACTGCTGTTGTAACGTGGGAGTCTCGGTGATCCAATAGCTTAGCCAATCCAAAGTCTCCCACTACCGCCTCAAAGTCTTCGTCTAACAAGATATTGGCAGCTTTTACATCACGGTGAATGATTTTGGGGTCGCATTGCTCATGTAAATATAATAGCCCCCTAGCTGTACCCAATGCTATTCTTTTCCTCCTGGACCAGTCCAAAACAGCCCTGCCATTCACATTATCTGAAAAGATGATCGAATACAATGTTCATCAACCCCAGAATCCGCAGCAGACCACCTCCTCcatagaaatattttttaaggCTTTTTGTGATTTTCTAAAACTGAAAATTCTCCCCAAATCCCCCAGTCTTGTCCCTCACATGAATTCATAGTTCCAACTGTGTCTGGGATGTTTCAGGCTTGAATATGATTAAGATTGATTAACTTCAAAACTACAGCAGAGCAGAATATTTACGTACCTTTCAGTCTAGAGGCAACTGAACCATTTGGCATATATGGGTAAATAAGAAGACGTTCATTTTCGGTCGAGCAGAATCCCCAAAGACGGAGAAGATTTCTATGGACAGCCAGACTGATCAGCTCTACTTCTGTCTGGAACTGAATTTCACCGCCAACTGCATTGTAATCCTTTAACCTTTTGACAGCAACTACAGTCCCGTTGCTTAAACGTCCCTTGTAAACGATGCCAAATCCTCCTTTTCCtaatatattctttgaattGAAATGATCAGTGGAAGCTCTGAGTTCCTTGAATGTATACCTTCTCAGATGGCCTAAACGTACCTCTGGATCATATTGATCTGACAAATAAAAGATGGCCATAAATAAAACAGAGAGACAGAATGATTGTGTAGCATATGCATTATTGTGCcaatatttattgtttaatctGTCAAGAAAATAAGAACTCGCTAACCATATACCTGATAGTTCCATCCATCTAATTTTCAACATCAAAATCTTGTGATAGAATTGTTTAAGTTAAAAGGTAAAGTTAGTGCACCAGTATTCAATTATGCAACTGACCATTAACATCAAAGAAGATCTGCTGATTGCGCCTGTATCGCCACCAAAGGAGCAAGCCAACGACGATTATGATTAGAAAGGCAACGCTAAAGCTAGCTCCAAAAGCAATGGCGACGTGATGCTTTGCTCCAGATTTTGAATACCCTGTTAAGGATAATTAGATTGTGATAACAGCATTAAAGTTTAAACGTACAGAAAGTAGGGTGGAGAATGAAGCCATGTTTACCTTTTCCATTATCGGGTGGGAAGGACAATGGCTCTGGGTAGACAACAGAACAATCGTTTTGAGAATTTTGTCCACAAATTAAAGGATTTCCAACAATTCTGGGAGCCAGTCAACACATTACGATAAGCTGAGTAAAGAAATTCTACTTCATTATCTTGAAAGAGAGAGAGAACAACTAACTTGAATGTTCGAGCAGAAACTTTAGGCAAGGAGCCAGTAAGATTGTTGTAAGAAAGGTCCCTGCGGTAAGGAAGAAATCAAGTTCTTAGTACATTACTCGTGTTAATTTGACAACTACTGAGAGCAAGAAAAGAATTACGACATACACAAGAGTGAGGCCTTCGACTTTGGAAAGAGAACCAGGAATCGGACC
Proteins encoded:
- the LOC140877844 gene encoding protein NSP-INTERACTING KINASE 3-like, whose protein sequence is MGINKFLFWKVGLMVLALFGSSYSTLSPTGVNFEVVALIAIKSDLHDPYNVLENWDANSVDPCSWRMITCSPDGYVSALGLPSLSLSGTISSGIGNLTNLQSILLQNNEISGFIPTSIGRLEKLETLDLSNNKLTDEIPESVGDLKNLNYLRLNNNSLTGPIPGSLSKVEGLTLVDLSYNNLTGSLPKVSARTFKIVGNPLICGQNSQNDCSVVYPEPLSFPPDNGKGYSKSGAKHHVAIAFGASFSVAFLIIIVVGLLLWWRYRRNQQIFFDVNDQYDPEVRLGHLRRYTFKELRASTDHFNSKNILGKGGFGIVYKGRLSNGTVVAVKRLKDYNAVGGEIQFQTEVELISLAVHRNLLRLWGFCSTENERLLIYPYMPNGSVASRLKDNVNGRAVLDWSRRKRIALGTARGLLYLHEQCDPKIIHRDVKAANILLDEDFEAVVGDFGLAKLLDHRDSHVTTAVRGTVGHIAPEYLSTGQSSEKTDVFGFGILLLELITGQKAVDFGRGTNQKAVMLDWVKKLHEDGKLNLLVDRELKNEYDRMELEEMVQVALVSTHFNPSHRPKMSEVLRMLEGDGLAEKWEQSQSMETPRHRSSEKHSKRYSDFVEESSLVVEAIELSGPR